The window TCACCTGCTGGGTATGCAGAATTTTCTGCAACACTTCTCTAAAAACCGCAGGAGAAGTGGGCTTAGGCAAATATTCCACCATGCCAGCCCTGAGGGCTGCAGCTCTATATTGTTGCTCGCTCCACGCCGAGTGGGCGATGACCGGTATGTGTGCTGTTTTCGGATCCTGCTTGAGCTTGACTGTCGCCTCTATTCCGTTAATTCCTGGAAGACCTAAATCCATAATGATTGAATCTGGCTCTTCAGCCCCGGCTTTTTCTATAGCTTCTTGACCGTTGGCGGCCTCGATAACCTCGTAACCCATACTACGCAGCATAAATGCGAGGATTTCCCTTGAATCCCTATGGTCTTCAACAACCAAAATCCTTGTCGGCATATGGACTCCCCCTGGGGAGGATCACGCGGAAAGTGCTCCCCCTACCTGTTTCGCTTTCAACCTCTATCCTCCCCCCTAAGAGGCGGACTAATTTCTTGCTCAGGGCCAACCCCAACCCCATTCCCTGGTAGGAACGAGTATCGCTGGCGTCGACCTGCCGGAATGCGTCGAAAATGAACTCGCGCGCCTCACGGCTGATTCCGATCCCGGTATCAGCTACCCAGACCTCTACGGCATCCTCACGTGAACGAGCCCCGAGCACGATTTTCCCCTCCCGTGTGAACTTTATCGCGTTGTCGAGAAGGTTATCCAATATCTTCTTCAAATGCTTCTCATCGGTTTCGATTTGGGGAACTAGAGGAGAAATTTCCTTGAGTAACACAACGGAGCGATCTTTAATTGCACCGCTCCATTGTCGTGCCAGCTCCTCGAGAAGAGCCCCCAGGTCCGCAGGCCCTCTTCGGATCTCCATACTGCCTGCTGACAACCATGTAAGATCCAAAAGATTATTAACTAATCTCACCAGATGACCACTGGCTTCCATTGCCTTGGTTAAACCGTAGCGCACCTCATCGCTGAGGTCTCCCCTGACCCCATCGGTCAAAAGGGAGAGGTGACCGCAGATGACAGTTAACGGAGTGCGAAGCTCGTGGGACATAATGGCCAAGAACTGCGACTTGAGAAGATCGTATTTTTTTTGCGCTGAGTGGTCGTGGTGGTCCGCGGTTTCTGCGTTTTGAGCTGTGTCCCTCATGGTCGTAATTCTTCTGGTCAGGATCAGGTGATGTCGTAGGCCTTCCAGCGAGACTCTCAGAAAGGACGGGTCCCTCATCGGGGCTAGACGGCTGTGGTGACAAATCGAGCTTCTCAACCGGCCTGCGTGTATGCGTGTCTGTTTGTGCAATCTTGGCCTCATGAAAGTGATCCCAGAACTTTTAGGGACCGATGATCGCCCTCTCACCATTTTCCATGGCCAGGAGGTGGTTTGGAACCAAGATTTGATTGAGCGCAAGCTTCTTGCGGACGTCCATAACCTTTTTGGCGTAATCTCCGTTCTGAGGGACGATCCCTTGGTTGTAATGATTAAGAAAGAAGGCGATGCCATCGCCCTTGTTTGTGTTTTTCCGGCTAAACTCACGCCAAAAGTTTAGCATCTCCACGCCGATTCTAAGGTTTGTCTCAACAGTAAGAAGATCCCTCTTGTCTTTCACGTGGTGTCTCCCGACGTAGTGCCAGTTGATACCCATGAGGCCGTAATCGCCAGTA is drawn from Deltaproteobacteria bacterium and contains these coding sequences:
- a CDS encoding response regulator; this translates as MPTRILVVEDHRDSREILAFMLRSMGYEVIEAANGQEAIEKAGAEEPDSIIMDLGLPGINGIEATVKLKQDPKTAHIPVIAHSAWSEQQYRAAALRAGMVEYLPKPTSPAVFREVLQKILHTQQV
- a CDS encoding transglycosylase SLT domain-containing protein encodes the protein MELKSHCTLLLGILSLLLLAALFYLYSLGGILKHYERSEYLRIADFDLKVLETKKAIDSLKIKEMDGELAYRYAALIAKYASLFELDPLDIVSVIYQESSFNPQAISPTGDYGLMGINWHYVGRHHVKDKRDLLTVETNLRIGVEMLNFWREFSRKNTNKGDGIAFFLNHYNQGIVPQNGDYAKKVMDVRKKLALNQILVPNHLLAMENGERAIIGP
- a CDS encoding HAMP domain-containing histidine kinase, producing the protein MRDPSFLRVSLEGLRHHLILTRRITTMRDTAQNAETADHHDHSAQKKYDLLKSQFLAIMSHELRTPLTVICGHLSLLTDGVRGDLSDEVRYGLTKAMEASGHLVRLVNNLLDLTWLSAGSMEIRRGPADLGALLEELARQWSGAIKDRSVVLLKEISPLVPQIETDEKHLKKILDNLLDNAIKFTREGKIVLGARSREDAVEVWVADTGIGISREAREFIFDAFRQVDASDTRSYQGMGLGLALSKKLVRLLGGRIEVESETGRGSTFRVILPRGSPYADKDFGC